The Sulfurimonas sp. genome includes the window TAGTAAATTTATATGACAGATTAATTATAACATAAAACTATGAAAAACAACTGTTTATGAAGTAATTAGCTTAGCTGAAGCTTTAAAGCGATTTTTAATAATTACATCTGTATAATGTCTTACATATTAATTATAAAAGGAAATTGTAATGGGAAAATATTTAGAACTAACTAGCACAGATTTTGAAGCAACTTTAAGCGAAGGTGTATCTTTAGTAGACTTTTGGGCGCCATGGTGTGGACCTTGTCGTATGATAGCTCCAGTTATCGAAGAATTAGCTGAAGATTTTGATGGAAAAGCTAAAATCTGCAAAGTAAATACTGATGAAGAGCAAGATATTGCTGTTAAATTTGGTATTCGTTCTATCCCAACTATCATGTTCTTCAAAAATGGTGAGATGGTTGATCAAGTTGTTGGAGCACAGTCTAAACAAGCTCTAGCAGAAAAAATAGACGCTCTTCTAGCGTAATTAAAGCGAAGCTGTATAATGGCAAAAAAAGGAGGTAAAAGCCTTCTTTCGTTATCTACGCTATTAGCTTCATTCTTTGGCTCTGCTATGATAGCAGTTGCCTTTGCATACTTCAACTATAAATTTTCAGAGTATAAGTTTATTGATTTTAATGAATGGATTTTTTATGAAAAAAAAGCTATTTTTAAACCAAGTGCCCAAAAATATATAGTAGTTTTTTATAGTTCAAGAGCTACAAATACTGCCCAACTTTTAGCTAAAACCGATTTAAATCTTCCAATATTAGCTATTGACTACTACAACGAAAGCTTCCCAAACTCTAAAAATACAACTTTTTTAAGAAGTGGTACAAAAAATTCTCTCTCATTTATACAGAGATTTAACATATACGAATCCCCCTGCATCTTTTTTATAAAGAAATCAAAAGATACTCTTTATAAACAAGATAGTATGATTCGTAAACTAGATAATTTAAAAGAATTATCTGAGCAAGTAAAAACTTTATAAACTAAGGAAAGACAATGATATTAGATTGTGCAATTATTGGTGGCGGACCTGCTGGACTTACTGCTGGACTATACACTACTCGTGGTGGTTTAGAAAATGTTACAATGTTTGAAAAAGGTATGCCTGGTGGACAAATTACTTTAAGTTCTGAAATAGAAAACTATCCTGGAGTAACTGGTGAAATCACAGGAATGGATTTGATGATGCCGTGGCCTGAACAATGTCAAAAATTTGGTCTTAAACATGAGATGGTTGAAGTTATAAAAGTAAGTAAAGATGGTGATATATTTACAATTCATAAAGGTGACGGAACTACACAAGAAGCTCATAGTGTTATAGTAGGTACTGGTTCTCGTCCTCGCCGTGCAGGTTTTGCAGGAGAAGATGAATTTTTTGGTCGTGGAGTTAGTACTTGTGCTACTTGTGATGGTTTCTTTTACAAAGGCAAAGAAGTTGCAGTTATTGGTGGTGGAGACACAGCTTTAGAAGAAGCTCTTTATCTTGCTAAGATTTGTACAAAAGTTTATTTAATTCACAGAAGAGATGAATTTCGTTCTGCTCCAAATACTGTTGATAGACTAAAAAGAACTGAAAATATAGAACTTGTTTTAAACTCTGTTCCTGATGAGGTTTATGGTGACAACATGGGTGTTACAGGTATTCGTGTTAAAAACAAAGATGGAAAACTTCGTGATATTGAAGTTCCAGGTGTTTTTACTTTTGTTGGTAATGATGTAAACAATCAAACACTTATGCAAGAAAATGGCGAGTTTTTATGTGATATGAATGCAAAAGGCGAAGTTATTGTTAACATAAGTATGGCAACTTCACTTGAAGGACTTTATGCAACTGGTGACATGCGTATCGCAGCTCCAAAACAAGTTGTAAGTGCAGCTGGAGATGGTGCTGTTGCAGCTCTTCAAGTTATCTCTTTCGTTGATGAAAAACTAAACGGTTAAAAAGGCAAAAAATGATTAAAGTTGGTGTATTTGGCGCAAATGGCAGAGTAGGACAACTTATTATTGATGATTTAAAAGATACTCAAGATATAAGTTTAAGTAGTGTGTTTGTAAGAAACGAGTTGAATTTTTCTATTGATCCGTCTGTTTTGGTATCTACAAATATAAACTCATTTTTTGATGCTTGTGACATTGTTATAGATTTTTCTCTTCCTGAGGCTTGTGAAGCACTTTTAGAAGCAGCTATAAAAAATCCTAAACCTTTAGTTATTGGCACAACTGGCTTAAGTGCACACCAACTTAATCTTTTAAAACAAGCAAGTGAGATTATGCCTATATTGTATGCTACGAATATGTCTTTAGGTGTAGCATTACTAAACAAATTAGTTTATCAAGCATCTGCAGCTCTTAAAGGTTTTAATATAGAAATAGTTGAAATGCATCATAAACATAAAAAAGATGCTCCTAGCGGAACTGCTCTTACTCTTGGAGAATCTGCTGCTAATGGTCGCGGACTTGGTTTAAATAAGGTTAGAGTAAGTGGCAGAGATGGAAATATTGGCGAGAGAACTGAAGATGAAATAGCTGTGATGGCTCTTAGAGGTGGAGATATTGTAGGAAAACACACTGTTGGTTTTTACAATGATGGTGAATTTATAGAGTTAAATCATACAGCAACTTCAAGAAATACTTTTAGTAAAGGTGCTATTCGTGCAGGAACTTGGCTAGCTAATAAAAAAGCTGGACTCTACTCAATAAGTGATTGCCTAGAGCTTTAATTATAAAAAATTTAGGACAAATTCAGTATAATTCTATTAATAATTTATGATGAGATAACAAGGAAAACTATTGAGAGAAGATGTTAACGAAAAATGTGCAGTTGTAGGAATTTTTGGACATGAAGAAGCTTCTAAACTAGCTTACTTCTCTCTTCACGCACTCCAACATCGGGGACAAGAAGCTGCGGGAATTAGTTCTTCAGATGGAAAAAAACTTCGTACTATTAAAAAACGCGGTTTAGTAATGCGTGTTTTTGATGAAGCTAAGTTAAAAACTTTAAGTGGTTCTAGTGCGATTGGTCATACTCGTTATTCAACTGCTGGTGAGGATTCAATTCTAGATGCTCAACCAGTATTTGCCAGATATGACTTAGGTGAAATGGCGATAGTTCACAACGGTAACCTCACAAATGCGGAAGAAGTTAGAAATAACCTTATAAAAAAAGGTGCAATTTTTCAAACTTTTATGGATACAGAAAATCTAATACATCTAATAGCAAAAAGTGAAGAAGAAAAACTTACTCCTAGGATAATAGATGCTGTTAAAAAAATAGAGGGTGCTTTCTCTTTAGTTTTTTTAAGTAGAACAAAAATGTTTGCTATGCGTGATCGTTTTGGGTTTCGTCCACTTAGTCTTGGACGACTACCAAATGGTGGCTATATAGTAGCAAGTGAAACCTGTGCCTTTGACCTTGTAAGTGCCGAGTTTGTTAGGGATATTGAGCCAGGAGAACTTCTTATATTTAAAGAGGGACGAGAACCAAAAAGTATTAAAATATTTGAACCTACCCCAAAACATTGTATTTTTGAGTATGTATATTTTGCAAGACCAGATTCTTTAGTTTATGGTCAGTCAGTTTATCAGATAAGAAAAAATATGGGAAAAGAACTCGCAAAGATAAGGCCTGTTGAAGCAGACTTGGTCGTACCTGTTCCTGATGGAGGAGTTCCCTCTGCTATTGGTTATGCCCAAGAGAGTGGTATTCCCTATGAAATGGGAATTATGAGAAACCATTATATTGGTCGTACATTTATAGAACCTACACAAGAAATGCGTGATTTAAAAGTAAAAATGAAACTCTCTCCTATGACAGATATCATAAAAGGGAAAAAAGTTATAGTTGTTGATGATTCTATCGTTCGTGGAACTACATCAAGACGAATTATAAGAATGTTAAAAGAAGCAGGAGCGAGTGAAGTACATATGCGTGTATCATCTCCTCCCACAACTGACCCTTGTTACTATGGCGTAGATACTCCAAATAAGGATAAACTAATAGCTGCGAATATGACACAAGATGAAATATGTAAATATATTGAAGCTGATTCATTGGCTTATTTAGACGAAAAATCTCTACTCAGAAGCGTAAATACAAAAAAAGACAATTACTGTACTGCTTGTTTTACAGGAAAGTATATAGTTTAATGACTCAAATATATACTTATGGCAACTATCTAAAAAATAAATTTAATTGCAAAGTTTACAAAGTTGGTATTAATATTTCTGGCTTCACTTGCCCAAATATAGATGGAACAGTTGCAAAAGGTGGCTGTACATTTTGTGAAAATGACTCTTTTTCAGCAAGTACCAATCAAATACAAGAACTTAAAGGTTTTCACCTTAACTTAAACTCCAAAGAAAACCCTTTCTTGCAAAAGCAACTTGAACAGCTTGAAATTCAATTTAATGCCATTAGCAAGAGGCAAAAAAATGAGTATAGTGCTAAAAAATTTTTAGTATATTTTCAATCTTTTACAAATACTTATGCTCCCTTTGAAACTCTCAAAGCACTTTATGATAAAGCTTTATCTTTTGATAATGTTGTAGGACTTAGCATTGGTACTCGCTCTGATTCTATTACTGATGAAACCCTTGATTATCTTTGTGAGTTAAACAAAGAAAAAGAAATTTGGATAGAATTTGGAATACAGTCTATCTACGATGAAACACTAAGTAAAATAAATCGTGGTCACGATAGTGCAAATGTAAAAAAGTGGATTTTAAAATCTAAAGCAAAAGGTTTAAATGTTTGCGGACATCTTATTTTTGGTCTTCCTGATGAGAACCAAGAGATGATGTTAGAAACTTCAAAACAAGCTTATGAATGGGGAATTGACTCTGTAAAATATCACCCACTATATGTAGTGAAAAAAACAGCTCTAGCAAATGACTTTTTAAAAGGTAAATTCACTCCAATTACAGAAGAGTTATACCTTGATACATTAGTCAAATCTATCGTTATGAAACCTAATAATATTTCAGTTCAAAGAGTTACAGCAGGGATAGATGACTCATCCTTACTCTCTCCAAATTGGTGCAGAAATAAAAACCAACAAGTTAAAAATATTAACAAAGCATTAAAACATTTAGGTTTAAAATACTAATTAGTTTTAAAAAATTCTAATTGCAGATTTAATTCTTCTGTCATTGAAGATAGATGCTCTGTTGATGATGAAATCTCTTGTACACTCTTAGAGTTTGAAGCAGATATATCGTTAATCTGGTGTATCTTAGTCATAATTTCTTTAACACCCTCTCCTGTATTTCTAGTATAATCAGAAGATACAACAACTCTCTTTAATGCTAGTGACATTTTTTGAGTACTTAACGCTACTTGCTCATCAACTACACTTGAAGATTCAACTAACTTGTCAAATTCTTTAGAATTTACTGATATTTGCCCAGATGCTTCAATAATATTTTGAACAATTACATTTACAGATGCTTGAATTTCTACTAAAGATTTTTGTGTTCTCTCCGCTAATTTTCTAACTTCATCTGCAACTACTGCAAAACCTCGTCCGTGTTCACCTGCTCTTGCTGCTTCAATAGCAGCATTTAAAGCTAAAAGATTTGTTTGATCCGCAATGTCACCTATTATCTCTAAAATATCTTTAACCTGCTCAGCATCTGTAGATAATTCATTTAGTTTTATAGCTAAATTATGTTCTACTTCGGCACTATTTCTTATGCTTCCTATCAATGAGTTAAAACCACTAGAAACTTCATCTATTATACTTGAAGCTTCATTCATTTCCTCTAGTGCCTTTGAAGTTTCTTCTAGTGTATCATTCATTTTATTATCTATAACTGTTGCTTCTTTACTTGTTTCATGAACAATATTAGATAATTCTTCTACACTTTCACCAATACTAGCTGCTGTAACTGATAACTCATTAGCAATAGCAACATTTTCAATAGATGTATTTTTGCTTTTGTTTACTGTATTGTTTAACTTTTTAGAAAAAGTGTTTATAGCATCCACCATTACGCTTAGTTCATCTTTTACATCATACTGGTACTGTACTGTTAAATTATTTTTATTTTCAGCAATTTCACGAGATATTCTACTTATGGGTTTTGTGATAGATGATATTATAAATAAAACAAAGATAATTACACCAACAAGCATAATTACTATCGTTGTATAAAATAAGTTCGTATTATCATTTAACTTTTCTTCTAGCTCTTTACGAGATTGTTTTAACATCTCCTTGAGACTATCTTCAGTTTTATAAACTGCTGAGCGAAGTTCTCCTTGTAGTCCTAATTTTTCGTTAAGTCCCAAGATTTTGTATGCATTTGCTAATGCAATAAATTTACTTTCATAATTTTTGATTTCTTTGTTGATTAGTAATTTTTGTGAGTTATTTTCAATATTTGCAATGGATTTTAATATATTTTTTATATTTTTAGAATGTTCATTTAAATACTTCTCGTCCTTCCTAAGTAAAAAATCTTTTTCATTTCTTCTAAGAGTTAATGTTTCACTTAAAATTTTGTAATTTTTAATTTTTGTAATCAAAGTTTCTGCACTATGAATAGACTTTCTCAACTCTCCTCTATACCCTCTTTTTTTATCTATGCCTATTTTTTTTACTTGTTTTAAAATTTCATTAAATTTTATTTTATAAACATTAAGATTTACTTTTAAAGATTTACTCTCTTCGTCCACATAAATTTCATTGTCATTAAACTTTTTCTCAAGCGTTATAATTTTATCTTCAATAGTTTTCATAATTAAATTGAACTTATCTACATATTTGACTTTTTTTCTAGCTAAAAAATCCTTTTCATTTCTTCTTTCTTGAAGAATTAAAACTTCTATATCACTTAAATCATTCTCTATTAAAGCTAAGTCTGATTGAATTGTTTGAATTTTTGATGAGAGTAGTACAATAACTATAATTGTAGAAACTAGCAATAGAGCTAAAAGAAGTAATCTTTTGGAAATGGACATTGATTTAAGCATAATTCACCTTGTATAAATTTATATCTTTATTTAACAAGGATAGCACAATTTAATTAATTATCCTAATTAATGACCATAAACCTTTCCAAAATGAGAAACATTTCTAAAGTAAGGTGGCCAATCAAAATAAACTCTGAAAGACTTCGCTTCTCCTGGTCTTAAATTTCTAGCAACAATGAACTCTTTTGTTATAGATTGAGGTCTATATAAAATATTAGAACCTCCTTTAAAAAAGTCCATGAAACCACTAGGTTTAAAGTAAGAACCACCTTTTATATTACCAGTTACATGACCTTTGTTTACAAGTTTAATCTCAAAGGTAACTTTACCTATCTCATGATTGCCTTCATTTCTTACTATACCAGTATAAACAATTTTTTCTATACTTAAAAGTCTTTTATTTTTCATTTTATAAAGTTTTGGAATTTTTGTATATTTATCTACTACTACAATGGAAAAACCTAAAAAAAGTAAGCAAATCAATGAAATAGAAATTATCATAGGAGGTATCAATTTTTTGTTTTTTTGTTTTATAGATGCTACTATACCTCCAACAAAAATAAAAAAAATTATACCAATAACAATAAAATGCCAATAATTAAAAAGTGTTGTCATTTGCACTTTGCTCCTAATAAAATATTATATTTTTTAGAGTAGTAAAAAGGCTCTAAAAACATCTTCAATTCTTTTGTTTGACCTACTTCTATATCTTCAATAGTAATCGATATTTTTTGAAATGCTTTAAATGAAAATAAAAAGTTTTTCAACTTATTGTTACTAACTTTATATGCTTTAGCAGTTACTTTGCAACGATTAAAATAGCGTTTTGAGTTATTTGTAATTGTTCCTTTAATTACAACTGCTTCTGTAAATGTTAATTTTTTTTCACTTGTTAATACAAGAGCATTTTTAAATAAAAATTCATGCATTTTCACATATCCAATAGTTGGAACACCCAATAGTATAATAAAAGAAGAGAGTATAAAAAAGATTGCTAAAACTGTTTTTCGTCTAAGGATAATACCTATAATAATCAAGAATAAAAATAGTATAAAAGTACCACCAAAAAGCATATAATCGTACGATATGAGATTATTTATAAAAGCGATTGTTTTTGATTTCACTATATTTATTTCCTACTTAGTTTGCTCTTGAATCTTTTTCAGCTATTCCACTCATATTAAATCTACGAGCCAACTCTTGCTTTATTCTATCTGGAGAGATATTTTTTACAGCAAGAGCAACTAGCATATGATAAGTCAAATCTGCTGCTTCATAAACCATCTCATGTTCATTATTATCTTTATATGCGAAAGAAAATTCACCGGCTTCTTCTACAACTTTTTTCAAAATTGTATTGTCGCCTTTACTCATAAGTTTTGCTGTCCATGAAGACGCAGGGTCTGCATTTTTACGCTCTTGTATCGTATGGTAAAGAGTATCAATAACTCCATATAACACCTCCGAACTAACTTCTATATCTCCTTTTGCTTCTCCAGACTCTAACTCTGTAAAAAAGCATGAACGCCTACCTGTATGACAAGCAACTCCTTCTTGAGTAACTTTTATAAGTAACGTATCATTATCACAGTCAATATTAAATGAGTGTATTTTTTGAATATTTCCACTGCTCTCACCTTTTTTCCAGATGCGTTGTTTGCTTCGTGAAAAATAATGCGCTATCTTTGTATTTAGTGAAAGTTCCAAAGCCTCTTTATTCATATATGCCATCATTAAAACTTCACTATTTTTTTCATCTTGAACGATGACTGGCAAAAGCTCAGACTTTTGCCAATCGACTCTATTTAAGACTGCATCTAAAATCATTACTGTGCCGTAGTTCTTTTTCTAGTTTCTTTTGTATCAACCCAAATATTTGGAGTTGAACCACCAGGAGTTAAGAAAATCTTAGCATCTCTATTTACTTGAAGTGCCTCATTAAACTTACCTTGAACATTAAGTTGCTCTAGTTGTAAAAGTTTAGTAGTCAGTGATTTTGAAATCAAAATATTTGCTTTTGCTTTTGCATCTGCTTGAATTGTAATAGCATCCGCTATACCTTTTGCTTCAATTCTAGCTTTTTGAGCCACTCCTTCTGCTTCAGCAGCTCTTTTTAGTGCTTCTTGTTTTACACGCTGAACATCTTGTTCTGCTTTTTGTACTTCTTGTTTAGCTATCTGAACTCTCTCTATCTGCTCTTTTACTTTTATAGGTAAAACAATATCACGAAGCTGAACTGATTGAAGTATAGCTGGAGAATTTTCTAGAGCTAAAACACTCTCTCTAATTCCTGCTTCTATCTCAGCACCCAAATCATTTCTCATCTGTGTAAGTGATTCAGCATCATACTTACCAATTACATTACGAACAACATCTCTTACAACAGGATTAATAATTTTATCTTCCCACGAGAATCCCCAGTTTGAAATTGTTTGTGCCGCAAACTGAGAGTTAAGTCTATACTGAACAGTTAGCTCAATAGAAACTGGTAAACTCCTTTTATCCAGAACTGTAACTGCTGGTTTTGCAATAATACCTGATTTAGAACCACCAGTAGCCTCTATCCGAGAGGCGTAGTTAATGATACGAACTTTAGTATCTACAATATAAACCTTTTGAATCACTGGAATGATAAAGTGAAGTCCTGGCAAAAGTGCTTGATCTTGATACTTACCATTTGTACTTAAAATCCCACGCTGTCCCTCTTCAACAATAGTAAAAGGTTTTGCTAAAACTAACATGATAATAACAGCAACAATAAAATAAGCTATCCCTGCTTTTCCTCCACCGAAATTCAAATCAATCTTTGGCATCTGTGGACCACCGCCACCTCCGCCACCAGAACCACCACTGGATTTTTTTCCAAATCCTCCACTTTCACTCTTTTTTTTGTTAAAATAATCATTCATATCTGATGCCATTAAAATATTCTCCTCTTTCATTTTATTTTATTTTTCTAATCTATATAAGTTAAATAGTGTTCATACTTAGTATTTCTACCAAAAACTATGTCAAAATATGTACTCTGAATTTTTTCAGTCATCTCTCCACGA containing:
- the purF gene encoding amidophosphoribosyltransferase, encoding MREDVNEKCAVVGIFGHEEASKLAYFSLHALQHRGQEAAGISSSDGKKLRTIKKRGLVMRVFDEAKLKTLSGSSAIGHTRYSTAGEDSILDAQPVFARYDLGEMAIVHNGNLTNAEEVRNNLIKKGAIFQTFMDTENLIHLIAKSEEEKLTPRIIDAVKKIEGAFSLVFLSRTKMFAMRDRFGFRPLSLGRLPNGGYIVASETCAFDLVSAEFVRDIEPGELLIFKEGREPKSIKIFEPTPKHCIFEYVYFARPDSLVYGQSVYQIRKNMGKELAKIRPVEADLVVPVPDGGVPSAIGYAQESGIPYEMGIMRNHYIGRTFIEPTQEMRDLKVKMKLSPMTDIIKGKKVIVVDDSIVRGTTSRRIIRMLKEAGASEVHMRVSSPPTTDPCYYGVDTPNKDKLIAANMTQDEICKYIEADSLAYLDEKSLLRSVNTKKDNYCTACFTGKYIV
- a CDS encoding DUF2393 family protein, which translates into the protein MKSKTIAFINNLISYDYMLFGGTFILFLFLIIIGIILRRKTVLAIFFILSSFIILLGVPTIGYVKMHEFLFKNALVLTSEKKLTFTEAVVIKGTITNNSKRYFNRCKVTAKAYKVSNNKLKNFLFSFKAFQKISITIEDIEVGQTKELKMFLEPFYYSKKYNILLGAKCK
- a CDS encoding TIGR01212 family radical SAM protein (This family includes YhcC from E. coli K-12, an uncharacterized radical SAM protein.), with the protein product MTQIYTYGNYLKNKFNCKVYKVGINISGFTCPNIDGTVAKGGCTFCENDSFSASTNQIQELKGFHLNLNSKENPFLQKQLEQLEIQFNAISKRQKNEYSAKKFLVYFQSFTNTYAPFETLKALYDKALSFDNVVGLSIGTRSDSITDETLDYLCELNKEKEIWIEFGIQSIYDETLSKINRGHDSANVKKWILKSKAKGLNVCGHLIFGLPDENQEMMLETSKQAYEWGIDSVKYHPLYVVKKTALANDFLKGKFTPITEELYLDTLVKSIVMKPNNISVQRVTAGIDDSSLLSPNWCRNKNQQVKNINKALKHLGLKY
- a CDS encoding DUF2393 family protein — its product is MTTLFNYWHFIVIGIIFFIFVGGIVASIKQKNKKLIPPMIISISLICLLFLGFSIVVVDKYTKIPKLYKMKNKRLLSIEKIVYTGIVRNEGNHEIGKVTFEIKLVNKGHVTGNIKGGSYFKPSGFMDFFKGGSNILYRPQSITKEFIVARNLRPGEAKSFRVYFDWPPYFRNVSHFGKVYGH
- the trxB gene encoding thioredoxin-disulfide reductase; this translates as MLDCAIIGGGPAGLTAGLYTTRGGLENVTMFEKGMPGGQITLSSEIENYPGVTGEITGMDLMMPWPEQCQKFGLKHEMVEVIKVSKDGDIFTIHKGDGTTQEAHSVIVGTGSRPRRAGFAGEDEFFGRGVSTCATCDGFFYKGKEVAVIGGGDTALEEALYLAKICTKVYLIHRRDEFRSAPNTVDRLKRTENIELVLNSVPDEVYGDNMGVTGIRVKNKDGKLRDIEVPGVFTFVGNDVNNQTLMQENGEFLCDMNAKGEVIVNISMATSLEGLYATGDMRIAAPKQVVSAAGDGAVAALQVISFVDEKLNG
- the dapB gene encoding 4-hydroxy-tetrahydrodipicolinate reductase, which produces MIKVGVFGANGRVGQLIIDDLKDTQDISLSSVFVRNELNFSIDPSVLVSTNINSFFDACDIVIDFSLPEACEALLEAAIKNPKPLVIGTTGLSAHQLNLLKQASEIMPILYATNMSLGVALLNKLVYQASAALKGFNIEIVEMHHKHKKDAPSGTALTLGESAANGRGLGLNKVRVSGRDGNIGERTEDEIAVMALRGGDIVGKHTVGFYNDGEFIELNHTATSRNTFSKGAIRAGTWLANKKAGLYSISDCLEL
- the hisIE gene encoding bifunctional phosphoribosyl-AMP cyclohydrolase/phosphoribosyl-ATP diphosphatase HisIE translates to MILDAVLNRVDWQKSELLPVIVQDEKNSEVLMMAYMNKEALELSLNTKIAHYFSRSKQRIWKKGESSGNIQKIHSFNIDCDNDTLLIKVTQEGVACHTGRRSCFFTELESGEAKGDIEVSSEVLYGVIDTLYHTIQERKNADPASSWTAKLMSKGDNTILKKVVEEAGEFSFAYKDNNEHEMVYEAADLTYHMLVALAVKNISPDRIKQELARRFNMSGIAEKDSRAN
- the trxA gene encoding thioredoxin, yielding MGKYLELTSTDFEATLSEGVSLVDFWAPWCGPCRMIAPVIEELAEDFDGKAKICKVNTDEEQDIAVKFGIRSIPTIMFFKNGEMVDQVVGAQSKQALAEKIDALLA
- a CDS encoding prohibitin family protein, encoding MASDMNDYFNKKKSESGGFGKKSSGGSGGGGGGGPQMPKIDLNFGGGKAGIAYFIVAVIIMLVLAKPFTIVEEGQRGILSTNGKYQDQALLPGLHFIIPVIQKVYIVDTKVRIINYASRIEATGGSKSGIIAKPAVTVLDKRSLPVSIELTVQYRLNSQFAAQTISNWGFSWEDKIINPVVRDVVRNVIGKYDAESLTQMRNDLGAEIEAGIRESVLALENSPAILQSVQLRDIVLPIKVKEQIERVQIAKQEVQKAEQDVQRVKQEALKRAAEAEGVAQKARIEAKGIADAITIQADAKAKANILISKSLTTKLLQLEQLNVQGKFNEALQVNRDAKIFLTPGGSTPNIWVDTKETRKRTTAQ
- a CDS encoding methyl-accepting chemotaxis protein; translation: MLKSMSISKRLLLLALLLVSTIIVIVLLSSKIQTIQSDLALIENDLSDIEVLILQERRNEKDFLARKKVKYVDKFNLIMKTIEDKIITLEKKFNDNEIYVDEESKSLKVNLNVYKIKFNEILKQVKKIGIDKKRGYRGELRKSIHSAETLITKIKNYKILSETLTLRRNEKDFLLRKDEKYLNEHSKNIKNILKSIANIENNSQKLLINKEIKNYESKFIALANAYKILGLNEKLGLQGELRSAVYKTEDSLKEMLKQSRKELEEKLNDNTNLFYTTIVIMLVGVIIFVLFIISSITKPISRISREIAENKNNLTVQYQYDVKDELSVMVDAINTFSKKLNNTVNKSKNTSIENVAIANELSVTAASIGESVEELSNIVHETSKEATVIDNKMNDTLEETSKALEEMNEASSIIDEVSSGFNSLIGSIRNSAEVEHNLAIKLNELSTDAEQVKDILEIIGDIADQTNLLALNAAIEAARAGEHGRGFAVVADEVRKLAERTQKSLVEIQASVNVIVQNIIEASGQISVNSKEFDKLVESSSVVDEQVALSTQKMSLALKRVVVSSDYTRNTGEGVKEIMTKIHQINDISASNSKSVQEISSSTEHLSSMTEELNLQLEFFKTN